In bacterium, a single genomic region encodes these proteins:
- a CDS encoding DUF6600 domain-containing protein produces the protein MKLRSIAAMVVLVMMGIPVGGALQAQSSQPPPPLVARVAYVDGELLRYVPAEEDWVATVKDSPVGPKDVFYSDKAGRAEISFPNRTLGRLGPATQLEVVGLEDDLTDLYVASGQIRVYNRSSDTYVRVSTPFGYMVGPRGTVADLYVGDESAEIVALQGTVQFMRTSDGYEAKYDISAGGSSLLVDRDGAARGEGTVDADWDQWNRERDRIWGQRQRVRSDYLPEPLQEDAAVLEENGRWERVYYDGEYRTLWRPTVVEAGWAPYTVGRWTTWYEEQVWIPYEPFGYVTHHYGYWVPVGGIWYWMPPVVTVSVGVPWPRLYWYPGRVAWIHTDVYVGWVPLAPWEPYYAVHAWGPGVTIWAGGVIPAISIGTLAFVDHAICVHHHHFWGVHHHHGYYGLRVTNINKTVIINNFKASPVVHKTVFKNVAFAKNQYRFVDRDVTIKPHKMVVNQIKERQQKLQPAKASLLGEKLQKVPKGDLTPSKRIAEPKVTNKMVKADLADKPAAGFEELKPKAKAGKPKLEATGPSQVKPALPGEAKGKAAGERPPGWDKGRKQGWEGTVPPGQEKQKPAGVSKPGVPGRPDRPEATTKTEGPEKPKTVKPPSKPEAAEPSGPKPPRPGTVERVKPPVKPEEMGGPPRKPVKPESQDVKPKQPKAQEGAGPGRLEAPPPRAGERPPADKRPTPRELHKREPGPASGGVQPPRPDGPGPGSGHVQHGPKDAQKGKAKQKGEKDKD, from the coding sequence ATGAAACTCAGAAGCATCGCTGCCATGGTTGTGCTTGTAATGATGGGAATTCCAGTAGGAGGCGCCTTGCAGGCACAGTCCTCTCAGCCCCCGCCTCCCCTTGTGGCTAGGGTGGCCTATGTGGATGGGGAATTGCTCAGGTATGTGCCTGCAGAGGAGGACTGGGTGGCCACGGTCAAGGACAGTCCGGTGGGTCCCAAGGATGTTTTCTATTCGGACAAGGCGGGCAGAGCAGAGATTTCCTTCCCCAACAGGACCTTGGGAAGGCTGGGGCCAGCAACCCAGCTGGAGGTAGTGGGCCTGGAGGACGACCTCACGGATCTGTATGTGGCCTCGGGCCAGATAAGGGTCTATAACCGAAGCTCGGATACATATGTGAGGGTTTCCACTCCTTTTGGATACATGGTGGGCCCCAGGGGAACTGTTGCAGACCTGTACGTGGGTGATGAATCCGCCGAGATCGTGGCTCTTCAGGGCACTGTCCAGTTCATGAGAACCAGTGATGGATACGAGGCCAAGTATGATATCTCGGCAGGGGGGAGTTCATTGCTGGTGGACAGGGATGGAGCGGCCCGGGGAGAAGGCACAGTAGACGCGGATTGGGATCAGTGGAACAGGGAAAGGGACAGGATCTGGGGGCAGAGGCAGAGGGTGAGATCAGATTACCTTCCTGAACCTCTTCAGGAAGACGCAGCGGTACTGGAAGAAAACGGCCGATGGGAAAGGGTTTACTACGACGGAGAGTACCGGACTCTTTGGAGACCCACGGTGGTGGAGGCCGGATGGGCTCCTTACACGGTGGGTCGTTGGACCACCTGGTATGAAGAGCAGGTCTGGATCCCGTACGAGCCTTTTGGATATGTGACCCACCATTATGGATATTGGGTGCCTGTGGGCGGAATCTGGTACTGGATGCCTCCTGTGGTCACTGTCTCCGTGGGTGTGCCTTGGCCCAGGCTCTACTGGTACCCCGGAAGGGTGGCCTGGATCCATACCGACGTTTACGTGGGTTGGGTGCCTCTGGCTCCCTGGGAACCCTACTATGCTGTGCATGCCTGGGGGCCAGGTGTCACAATTTGGGCAGGTGGTGTCATTCCTGCTATATCCATAGGCACTCTGGCCTTCGTGGATCATGCCATATGTGTGCACCACCACCATTTTTGGGGAGTTCACCATCACCACGGATATTATGGGCTTAGGGTCACAAACATAAACAAGACCGTGATAATAAACAACTTCAAGGCCTCACCTGTTGTGCACAAGACAGTATTCAAGAATGTGGCCTTTGCCAAGAATCAGTACCGTTTTGTGGACAGGGATGTGACCATAAAACCCCATAAGATGGTGGTAAATCAGATAAAGGAAAGGCAGCAGAAACTTCAGCCTGCCAAGGCCTCCCTCCTTGGAGAGAAGCTCCAGAAAGTGCCCAAGGGGGATCTGACTCCGTCTAAGCGCATTGCTGAGCCCAAGGTGACCAATAAGATGGTCAAGGCGGATCTGGCAGACAAGCCTGCGGCAGGCTTCGAGGAATTGAAGCCCAAGGCCAAGGCCGGCAAACCTAAACTGGAAGCCACTGGCCCCAGCCAGGTGAAGCCCGCTTTGCCGGGAGAGGCCAAGGGCAAGGCAGCCGGCGAAAGACCCCCAGGATGGGATAAGGGTCGAAAACAGGGCTGGGAGGGAACCGTTCCTCCGGGACAAGAAAAGCAAAAACCAGCAGGGGTTTCCAAGCCAGGAGTTCCAGGAAGACCTGATCGTCCGGAGGCAACCACTAAAACCGAAGGCCCTGAAAAACCAAAAACAGTAAAGCCGCCTTCAAAGCCGGAAGCAGCAGAGCCATCTGGACCCAAGCCTCCACGTCCTGGAACCGTTGAAAGGGTGAAGCCGCCCGTGAAGCCGGAGGAAATGGGAGGCCCGCCCAGAAAACCAGTGAAACCAGAATCCCAGGATGTGAAACCCAAGCAGCCCAAGGCCCAAGAAGGAGCAGGCCCTGGAAGGCTTGAGGCACCACCGCCCAGGGCAGGGGAGAGACCTCCTGCTGACAAAAGACCGACTCCGAGGGAACTTCACAAAAGGGAGCCCGGCCCGGCCTCGGGGGGTGTGCAACCTCCAAGGCCTGATGGTCCTGGGCCAGGGTCAGGCCATGTACAGCACGGGCCTAAAGATGCTCAAAAAGGCAAAGCTAAGCAAAAAGGAGAAAAAGACAAGGACTAA
- a CDS encoding Hsp20/alpha crystallin family protein codes for MAMIRFNRPMSDIFSEMERIRNEIDRIFHQGFSGPSARDAAGVFPPVNIYEDKEKYLLTAELPGVKPEDVEITATEDSVTIKGERKPEDGGEKASYHRRERESGFFRRVVSIPDRIDPNKVEATSRDGILYLTLPKAEDVKPRQIKVKSSE; via the coding sequence ATGGCAATGATCAGATTCAACAGGCCCATGAGTGACATATTTTCAGAGATGGAGAGAATCAGAAACGAGATAGACAGGATATTTCACCAGGGCTTCTCTGGTCCATCAGCAAGGGATGCCGCAGGTGTTTTCCCACCTGTCAACATTTATGAAGACAAAGAAAAGTACCTTTTGACCGCAGAGCTACCAGGTGTCAAGCCTGAAGACGTGGAAATAACAGCAACAGAAGATTCGGTGACAATCAAAGGCGAAAGAAAACCCGAAGACGGAGGAGAGAAGGCCAGTTATCACAGAAGAGAGAGGGAATCGGGTTTTTTCCGCAGAGTGGTGAGCATACCGGACAGGATAGACCCCAACAAGGTGGAAGCCACCAGCAGAGATGGAATACTTTACCTCACTCTGCCCAAAGCAGAAGACGTCAAGCCGAGGCAGATCAAGGTGAAGAGTTCTGAGTGA
- a CDS encoding Hsp20/alpha crystallin family protein, with protein sequence MMEKELRPAQKREATSTSAEGTRGVPYFSPAVDIYETETELTLVADMPGVKSSGVEIDLKDNVLTLQGHSDQTRPEGMTPVYREYKEGGYYRQFILSEIVDQEKISAEMSAGVLRISLPKVSKAKPRKIQVRSA encoded by the coding sequence ATGATGGAAAAGGAGCTTAGACCAGCCCAGAAAAGGGAAGCCACAAGCACTTCGGCCGAGGGCACCAGGGGAGTTCCTTATTTCTCTCCAGCCGTGGACATATATGAAACAGAGACAGAATTGACCCTCGTGGCGGATATGCCAGGGGTGAAAAGCTCAGGAGTGGAAATAGACCTCAAGGACAATGTGCTCACCCTCCAGGGCCATTCGGACCAGACCAGACCCGAAGGCATGACGCCCGTGTACAGGGAATACAAGGAGGGTGGTTATTATAGACAGTTCATCCTCTCGGAGATCGTGGACCAAGAGAAAATATCCGCAGAGATGTCAGCAGGAGTGCTGCGAATAAGCCTTCCCAAGGTGAGCAAGGCCAAGCCAAGGAAGATCCAGGTTCGCTCGGCCTGA
- a CDS encoding HD domain-containing phosphohydrolase yields MAEKKGAVVGLRVPSIRLGIIGLSQYPSLLRELEGTSLEVKAVADFDLRHESIQEAMAKGIQVSQDYTELIERPDLDLILNLIPDKTVEAIIHQLKPDNTKVVHAATPSFLQAFCKEATARRALSEILGDLCKMLSGFMDVGAFCFRLLQQIAEVCEAVAVGLWLREEQRLVFFKGLGLPQSIQACHPRLTDPGPFLRLSQERTPVWVKDIQAAEMFSYRECFEGTGLGSLLLVPILGDTEITGALGLFPAKQSLPDKEDVGFCSLLAGLLSGVLQRAGLLKGLREDLIRDELSGLYNDVYFMDRLRAEFKRATRNESSLSVLYLAIKPDGGVEHAEQMMIRPYIKAMAGELAGSIRNVDVPARYKLNDFAVILPDTGPSGALCTARRLLERLSTVRIKGIGERNVQLSIGAASYPEHASQPKELLDNAELSAFLASREGPNEIRLFPTGRMELDGLTQEAITKAYPVLSEVFELLKAQAKSDPFVLFHAREVARYTALIANELNLSPQHRTELGIAGWLHDLGKMALPDPNGGVQPRYSKLPELNLKIHPTIGAYILKNLINSPAIIRGVLYHHAHFDGTGHPARAQGEAIPLEGRILAVADSYHHMLSATAGSQQRPPHHVFQALREKAGRELDPNLVECLIRAITTP; encoded by the coding sequence ATGGCTGAAAAAAAAGGGGCTGTGGTGGGCCTTAGAGTCCCTTCCATCAGGCTGGGAATCATAGGCCTTTCTCAATATCCCAGCTTGCTCAGAGAACTGGAGGGTACCAGCCTTGAGGTCAAGGCAGTGGCCGACTTTGATCTGCGACACGAGTCTATTCAGGAAGCCATGGCCAAGGGCATACAGGTGTCTCAGGATTACACCGAGCTGATAGAGAGGCCTGATCTGGACCTGATTCTGAATCTCATTCCAGACAAGACCGTAGAGGCCATCATTCACCAGCTCAAGCCGGACAACACCAAGGTGGTACACGCTGCAACCCCTTCTTTCCTCCAGGCATTCTGCAAAGAGGCCACGGCCAGAAGAGCCCTTTCCGAGATTCTGGGAGACCTGTGCAAGATGCTCAGCGGGTTCATGGACGTGGGGGCTTTCTGTTTCAGATTGCTCCAGCAGATTGCTGAAGTCTGTGAGGCTGTGGCTGTGGGGCTTTGGCTCAGGGAAGAGCAGAGGCTCGTGTTCTTTAAGGGCTTGGGCTTGCCGCAGTCGATTCAGGCCTGTCATCCCAGGCTCACGGATCCTGGTCCCTTCCTTCGCCTTAGTCAGGAAAGAACTCCTGTTTGGGTAAAAGACATCCAGGCAGCGGAGATGTTTTCATACAGGGAATGCTTCGAAGGCACAGGTCTTGGAAGCCTTCTGCTGGTGCCCATTTTGGGGGATACGGAGATTACCGGAGCCTTGGGCTTGTTTCCGGCCAAACAATCTTTGCCTGACAAGGAGGATGTGGGCTTTTGCTCTTTGCTGGCAGGACTGCTAAGCGGAGTCTTACAGCGTGCGGGGCTGCTAAAAGGACTCAGGGAAGACCTGATCCGGGACGAGCTTAGCGGCCTCTACAACGATGTTTACTTCATGGACAGACTGCGAGCAGAGTTCAAGAGAGCCACAAGAAACGAATCATCTCTGTCTGTTCTTTACCTAGCCATCAAACCAGACGGCGGAGTTGAACACGCCGAGCAGATGATGATCCGGCCTTACATAAAAGCCATGGCCGGGGAACTGGCTGGATCCATTCGCAACGTGGATGTCCCTGCCAGGTACAAGCTCAACGATTTTGCGGTGATTCTACCAGACACAGGTCCTTCGGGGGCTTTGTGCACAGCCAGAAGGCTTCTGGAAAGGCTCTCCACAGTACGCATCAAGGGAATAGGAGAGAGAAACGTGCAGCTGAGCATAGGGGCTGCCTCTTACCCAGAGCATGCCAGCCAGCCCAAAGAGTTGCTTGACAATGCCGAGCTCTCGGCCTTCCTGGCCAGTCGGGAAGGACCCAATGAGATCAGGCTATTTCCAACGGGCCGAATGGAGCTAGATGGGCTCACCCAGGAGGCCATTACCAAGGCCTATCCGGTCTTGTCCGAGGTTTTCGAGCTGCTGAAGGCTCAGGCCAAGAGTGATCCCTTTGTCCTGTTCCACGCCAGGGAAGTGGCCAGATACACAGCCCTCATAGCCAATGAGCTGAACCTAAGCCCCCAGCACAGAACAGAGCTGGGCATCGCAGGCTGGCTTCATGACCTGGGCAAGATGGCCCTCCCAGACCCCAATGGAGGCGTACAACCCAGGTACTCCAAGCTTCCGGAACTGAATTTGAAGATCCATCCCACCATAGGGGCTTACATTCTCAAGAATCTAATTAATTCTCCTGCCATCATCAGGGGGGTCTTGTACCATCATGCCCACTTCGATGGGACTGGCCATCCGGCCAGGGCACAGGGGGAGGCTATACCCCTTGAGGGAAGGATCCTGGCCGTGGCCGACTCGTACCACCACATGTTAAGCGCCACAGCGGGCTCTCAGCAAAGGCCTCCACACCATGTCTTCCAGGCCTTGAGGGAGAAGGCCGGCCGGGAGTTGGACCCAAATCTGGTGGAATGTCTCATCAGGGCCATAACCACCCCATGA
- a CDS encoding tetratricopeptide repeat protein, protein MNESERILAEAVEALEKALSKDPMNGPFLYGMAALLALEGKPAQAMKYLKQAESLGVNGSTLRRWLSQKFPAESLP, encoded by the coding sequence ATGAATGAGTCCGAGAGGATCCTGGCCGAGGCTGTGGAGGCTCTGGAGAAGGCCCTTAGCAAGGACCCCATGAACGGGCCTTTTCTTTATGGCATGGCAGCTCTATTGGCCCTTGAGGGAAAACCAGCCCAAGCCATGAAATACTTAAAACAGGCCGAGAGCCTGGGAGTGAATGGAAGTACTTTGCGCAGGTGGCTTTCCCAGAAGTTTCCGGCGGAATCCTTGCCTTGA
- a CDS encoding CBS and ACT domain-containing protein → MKVGDWMVRDVVCVTKDHTIQDCVDLMKKHSIRHLPVLDNGRLVGLVTEGDLRQVFLASLIEELSIKDVMINDPITVTPDTEIEDAAKVIFYNKIGGLPVVDDQERLQGIITVADILAAFIELMGVLKSSSRIDVVLGEDPEAFERVSGLIRSRGGEIVSVGMSGHRLRRKRVYYFRLKKCNVRHISRVLEKAGYEVVSAVT, encoded by the coding sequence ATGAAGGTGGGAGACTGGATGGTGCGGGATGTGGTTTGCGTGACCAAGGATCACACCATCCAGGATTGTGTTGACCTGATGAAGAAGCACTCCATAAGGCACCTTCCAGTCCTGGACAATGGGAGGCTTGTGGGCCTTGTGACAGAGGGAGACCTCAGGCAGGTCTTCTTGGCATCCCTCATAGAGGAGTTGAGCATCAAGGATGTCATGATCAATGATCCCATCACGGTTACCCCAGACACGGAGATAGAGGATGCTGCAAAGGTCATCTTCTATAACAAGATAGGTGGGCTTCCTGTTGTTGATGACCAGGAGAGGCTTCAGGGCATCATAACAGTAGCTGATATCCTGGCTGCCTTCATAGAGCTCATGGGAGTCTTGAAGTCCAGCTCCAGAATAGATGTGGTTCTGGGAGAGGATCCAGAAGCCTTTGAAAGGGTTTCGGGTTTGATCCGTAGCAGGGGAGGCGAGATCGTAAGCGTGGGAATGTCGGGCCACCGGCTGCGTAGAAAAAGGGTCTACTACTTCCGCCTAAAAAAGTGCAATGTGAGACACATCAGCAGGGTTCTGGAAAAAGCTGGCTATGAAGTGGTCTCTGCCGTGACCTGA
- a CDS encoding SPOR domain-containing protein, producing the protein MRVRSILMGLMVVLMGMAAGLLLSLLFWPSPSKPPEVPQGLVSKRLPVQEPPAPETSLNTVVQSIEKESTKVEPAEQVGSSEAALAAPEEKRIQNEQPPTLASDSVPEEQPKESADTVPQKQRPVSGQARPKPAKGSPHKGYFTLHVGSFKSAEAAARRVSFLRQQGLDAFSRQVEIAGKGLFHRVLVGKFQDRASAKGFLEQLKAEKKIEEGRVLSSSDMGG; encoded by the coding sequence GTGAGGGTTCGCTCCATCTTGATGGGACTTATGGTTGTGCTCATGGGAATGGCCGCCGGGCTGCTCTTGTCATTGTTGTTCTGGCCTTCCCCCTCCAAGCCTCCTGAGGTGCCACAGGGATTGGTAAGCAAGAGGCTTCCTGTACAAGAGCCGCCAGCCCCGGAAACATCCTTGAACACAGTGGTGCAATCCATTGAAAAAGAATCAACCAAGGTGGAGCCAGCAGAACAAGTAGGCTCCAGCGAGGCTGCTTTGGCAGCTCCTGAGGAAAAAAGGATCCAAAACGAGCAGCCTCCTACCCTGGCTTCAGACTCGGTTCCTGAGGAGCAACCCAAGGAATCTGCTGATACGGTGCCTCAGAAGCAAAGGCCTGTTTCAGGCCAGGCCCGTCCAAAACCTGCAAAAGGAAGCCCGCATAAGGGATACTTCACCCTTCATGTGGGCTCTTTCAAGTCAGCCGAAGCAGCTGCCAGAAGGGTGAGCTTTTTGAGGCAGCAAGGACTGGATGCTTTCAGCAGGCAGGTGGAGATTGCGGGCAAGGGGCTTTTCCACCGTGTATTGGTGGGCAAGTTCCAAGACCGCGCCTCTGCCAAGGGATTCCTGGAGCAGCTCAAGGCTGAGAAGAAAATCGAGGAAGGAAGGGTCCTGTCCAGCTCAGATATGGGGGGATAG
- a CDS encoding electron transfer flavoprotein subunit alpha/FixB family protein: MAQGVLVVVEQRNGAIRKVSWEVLSEGKRLADQLGQEMAAVLVGGDGISSHAEALGQWGAKKVFVAEHSELGQYRTNPYTRVVVDVAKMMEPRIILMGASSTGKDLAPRVAARLGVGMLSDCVAFELQDGTLVGRRPMYAGKLYAYVACKAIPQIATARPNVLSKMEPDPSAKAEVVKVSVQLEDSDLIAKVLELKEEASGRPDLTEAEIIVSGGRGMKGPENYAMLETLADLLGGTVGASRAAVDAGWRPQSDQVGQTGKVVTPNLYIACGISGSIQHLAGMGTSKVIVAINKDPDAPIFQKADYGVVDDLFKVVPPLIEEVKKLKAE; this comes from the coding sequence ATGGCACAGGGCGTACTGGTAGTTGTGGAACAGCGCAATGGAGCAATAAGGAAGGTGAGCTGGGAGGTGCTCAGTGAGGGGAAACGTTTGGCCGACCAGCTGGGCCAGGAAATGGCTGCGGTGCTGGTGGGTGGAGATGGAATTTCTTCCCATGCAGAAGCATTGGGCCAGTGGGGAGCCAAAAAGGTTTTTGTGGCCGAGCATTCGGAGCTTGGGCAGTACAGGACCAATCCCTACACCAGGGTGGTGGTGGATGTGGCCAAGATGATGGAGCCACGAATCATTCTCATGGGAGCCTCTTCCACAGGCAAGGACTTGGCCCCCAGGGTCGCAGCCAGGTTAGGGGTGGGAATGCTCTCCGATTGTGTGGCTTTTGAATTGCAAGACGGGACCCTTGTGGGCAGAAGGCCCATGTACGCAGGCAAGCTCTATGCGTACGTGGCCTGCAAAGCCATTCCCCAGATAGCCACGGCAAGGCCCAATGTACTTTCCAAGATGGAACCAGACCCATCTGCCAAGGCAGAGGTGGTCAAGGTGTCGGTCCAGCTTGAGGATTCGGACCTGATAGCCAAGGTTCTGGAGCTCAAAGAAGAGGCCAGCGGCAGGCCTGACCTCACCGAGGCTGAAATCATAGTCTCGGGAGGCCGAGGCATGAAGGGGCCTGAGAACTATGCCATGCTTGAGACACTGGCGGATTTGTTGGGCGGCACCGTGGGAGCTTCCAGGGCTGCTGTGGATGCGGGTTGGAGGCCCCAGTCAGACCAGGTAGGGCAGACGGGTAAGGTGGTGACCCCGAACCTGTACATAGCCTGCGGTATATCTGGTTCCATACAGCATCTGGCCGGGATGGGCACCTCAAAGGTAATAGTGGCCATAAACAAAGATCCCGATGCCCCCATCTTTCAGAAGGCCGACTATGGAGTTGTGGACGACCTGTTCAAGGTGGTGCCTCCTCTGATCGAGGAGGTCAAGAAGTTAAAAGCAGAATAG